The genomic interval CCTTGATAGAAATACAGAACATACTGCACCAGCGCATAAAAGACCTCTGTTCTTTGTGTGGTTCTGGTTACTTTTGATCGACATGATCGTTCTCACCGTCTATGGAAAACTTCCTCCAACAGGAAACAACGCATGGGTTGGTTTTGGTGCGACCATTACCTTTCTTGTGTTATTTATTCTTCTTCCAATTATTACAAAAATGGAAGCTAATTGTAAATGTAATAATGGAGGTTGCAAATGAGAGAGTTTAAAATATTAGCGATTGTAATCTTCTTTACGGCTGTTGTTTATTGGGGTGTTGAACCCTTTGCACATTCTCAAATGCATCCTCATGTTGCTCCAGCTGACTTTACCTTTAAAGATCTTGGTGCATCTACCAAAGTAGGTAATGCAACCAAAGGTGCTGAGACCTTTTTAAGTGCAGGGTGTACTGGCTGTCATGGTATCTCTTC from Sulfurospirillum oryzae carries:
- a CDS encoding c-type cytochrome, translated to MREFKILAIVIFFTAVVYWGVEPFAHSQMHPHVAPADFTFKDLGASTKVGNATKGAETFLSAGCTGCHGISSANMPAPMDNASASATFGVVPPDLSTAGAIYDKNFLAALIKDPTKALKVEHKFNETRPHPMI